TGTCTTATTCGTGTGCCAATGTCGTTCCTTTTGTCTCCAGCATGGAGGTGCAGTTCGGGCAGCGCGTAGCCTTGATCGGAATCGCGGAGATGCAATGCGGGCACTCTTTGGTCGTTACAGGCGCTTGCTCCACTTCTTGCTTGCGTTTGAAACGGTTGAGCTGCTTGATGACGATAAAAATGGAGAAGGCAATAATGACAAAATCAATCACAGAGTTGAGGAACAACCCGTAGTTCAGCGTCGCAGCATGTGCTTCTTTTGCTTCGGCGAGTGTCTTATGAGGAACCCCGCTCAAATTGATGAACAAGCCGGAGAAATCCACCTTGCCTAGAAGCAATCCGATCAATGGGGTAATAATGTCATTAACGAGTGAGGTCACAATTTTCCCAAAAGCCCCACCGATCACGACACCGACAGCGAGATCCATCACGTTTCCCTTTAACGCAAACTCTTTAAACTCTTTTAACATAATGACTTCCTC
The window above is part of the Brevibacillus antibioticus genome. Proteins encoded here:
- the mscL gene encoding large conductance mechanosensitive channel protein MscL, with protein sequence MLKEFKEFALKGNVMDLAVGVVIGGAFGKIVTSLVNDIITPLIGLLLGKVDFSGLFINLSGVPHKTLAEAKEAHAATLNYGLFLNSVIDFVIIAFSIFIVIKQLNRFKRKQEVEQAPVTTKECPHCISAIPIKATRCPNCTSMLETKGTTLAHE